The genomic segment TCCAGAATAAGGGAACGAACACAAAAGGTTAAAGAGTACGAAATTGTTTTTAAAGAACTGGAAGCCCTTAATAGGAAACTTATTAAATCTGAATCCAACAAAAGTAAATTCCTTTCTCTCATAAGAAATGAGTTTAACAATCCTCTCTTTGCTGTTATACCTTTACTCAAAAGAATAGTAGAATCTAAATTGTGTAATGACAGTGCTATCTCGACAATCTATACAGAAATACTAAATTTAAACTTTCAATTAAACAATATTATTGCCGTATCTGAAATTGAAAATGATATTTTGGAAAAAAACTTTGTCAAATTCGAGTTTAAGTCAATTTTAAACGATGTAATATCGGGACTCTCATACATATATGACGATAAGAATCATAATATTACTATAAACTCCAATATTGAAAATGATATTTATTTCGATAGAGAAAAATTTAGTCTAATTATATCAAACCTACTTGACAATTCATTCTGTTTTTCACCCCCAGAAACCGAAGTATCTGTTAGAATACATTTAAATAATTCAAAGTTTATTGTTGAGATTGAAAATAATGGAGATCCTATCACATTGGGCAATCCCTTTGAATCATTTGAGGAAGAAAACAGTTATGCAAGAGAGAAAAAGGGATTGGGGCTTGGTTTAAGCATCGTAAAAGCATATACAGAATTTCTATCAGGTGAGATCAGTTTTGATTATATAGATTCAAAAAATTTAGTTACCTTGACATTCCCTGAATATATAGAAAATGGTGATGAGATATTTGGATTTGGTCTAGATGATTTTGATTTTGCTGAGGACGAAGAGGTTGATAACAAAGTTTTGTAAAAATTCGATATAGTGGGGAAGAAAATGGAAAAAAATGAGATGATAAAAGAGTTGACCAAGGATCTTTCGATTTTACATGTTGATGATGAGGAAATGATTCTAGATCTTTTTCAATTTGTTCTTGAAAATTTCTTTTTAGTATCCGATACAGCAAAAGATGGTGAAGAAGCTCTAAAAAAATTCAAAGAAAAAAAATACGATATTGTACTTACAGATCTTGATATGCCAAAGATGAATGGTTTGGTTTTATCTGAAAAACTTCAGGAGATGGACAGTACTCTTCCAATTCTTGTTTTGTCTGCCTATGTTAATAATTCTATTGCAATTAAACTTGAAGCGAAAAACATTTTCTATTTAAAAAAACCTGTCACGAATCAAATTCTAATTGAGAAAATTTACGATATTTTGAAGAAAGATTAGATATTGGAAGTCTCAAAAAAAACAATATTTTCTGAACAATTGTTCATTTCAGACTGTAATCCCATAGAGGTTTCTACAATACTTGGTTCTTGTGTTGCGATATGTCTTTACGATCCAGTTTCCAAGATTTTGGGCATGAACCATTATCTTTTACCGTTCTGGAATGGTGATGGATTAAAATCTTTAAAGTATGGAAATATTAGCAATGAGGCACTTGTTTCAAAATTTTTGGCAAAGGGTATTCCGGCAGAAAGGGTGATTGCCAAAATTTTTGGAGGAGCAAGTATCAATATCGAGGGACTTGATATTGGAAAAAATAATATCCTTATAGCAAGAGAGATTCTAAGAAATTATAAAATTAAAGTCATTGCAGAGGATGTAGGTGGTTACCTTGGAAGAAAAATAATCATGAGCAATATTGATGGTGCCATTTATCTTAAATATGCAGCAGATAGACGGAAAGGCAATGACAGGAGAGTAAATTAGATGGATAAAATAAAAGTGATGGTTGTTGATGATTCAGCTATAGTAAGAAGAGCTTTTTCGATGATTATCGAGAGCTCTAACATCATGGAAAATTTTGTAATAGCTCAAAATCCAATTATTGCAGTGCAAAAAATAAATAGTTTAGGATACCCGGATGTTTTAATATTAGATCTTGAGATGCCCGAAATGGACGGCTTGACTTTTTTAAAACAGATTATGGAAGCCAATCCCTTGCCTGTAATTGTATGTTCTGTTTATGCAGGAAAGGGTAATGATACTGCTATGGAGGCATTGGAGATGGGTGCAATAGATATCATCGAAAAACCAAAATTTGGTGTTAGTGGTTTTATACAGGATTCAGAAGAAGAGATCATTAGAGCTATTGAGGCAGCTTCAAAATTTCAAAAGGGTAGCTTTCTTAACTATTTTTCAAAATTATCTAAGATTAAGAAACCTACCCCAATTGTACGTTCTGACACTTCATTTTCTAAAGTTAGTAAAATAGCGGTAATCGGATCTTCTACCGGTGGTGTTAAGGTTTTGGAAACAATTATTCAAAATTTATCTGGAGACATTCCTCCTGTTCTAATTGTTCAGCATATGCCAGTTGGGTTTACTAAATCATTAGCTAATAGATTAAACAAGTTTTCTAATTATACAATAAAAGAAGCTAATAATGAGGAAATTTTATATAATAATACTATTTATATTGCTCCGGGTGGTATGCACATGTCCCTGGAAAAGAGAAATCAAAGTTTACGAATAATCACTTTTAACGCTCCAAAGATAAATCATCATAGACCAAGTGTAGACATTCTGTTTAATTCTGCAGCAGAAAATATGAATAAAAATGTGATAGGTATAATTTTAACAGGTATGGGCAATGACGGAGCTAAAGGTTTGAAAGAAATA from the Candidatus Delongbacteria bacterium genome contains:
- a CDS encoding HAMP domain-containing histidine kinase codes for the protein MIDNIELSDEEIIRLFASRIRERTQKVKEYEIVFKELEALNRKLIKSESNKSKFLSLIRNEFNNPLFAVIPLLKRIVESKLCNDSAISTIYTEILNLNFQLNNIIAVSEIENDILEKNFVKFEFKSILNDVISGLSYIYDDKNHNITINSNIENDIYFDREKFSLIISNLLDNSFCFSPPETEVSVRIHLNNSKFIVEIENNGDPITLGNPFESFEEENSYAREKKGLGLGLSIVKAYTEFLSGEISFDYIDSKNLVTLTFPEYIENGDEIFGFGLDDFDFAEDEEVDNKVL
- a CDS encoding response regulator, coding for MEKNEMIKELTKDLSILHVDDEEMILDLFQFVLENFFLVSDTAKDGEEALKKFKEKKYDIVLTDLDMPKMNGLVLSEKLQEMDSTLPILVLSAYVNNSIAIKLEAKNIFYLKKPVTNQILIEKIYDILKKD
- a CDS encoding chemotaxis protein CheD gives rise to the protein MEVSKKTIFSEQLFISDCNPIEVSTILGSCVAICLYDPVSKILGMNHYLLPFWNGDGLKSLKYGNISNEALVSKFLAKGIPAERVIAKIFGGASINIEGLDIGKNNILIAREILRNYKIKVIAEDVGGYLGRKIIMSNIDGAIYLKYAADRRKGNDRRVN
- a CDS encoding chemotaxis response regulator protein-glutamate methylesterase, with translation MDKIKVMVVDDSAIVRRAFSMIIESSNIMENFVIAQNPIIAVQKINSLGYPDVLILDLEMPEMDGLTFLKQIMEANPLPVIVCSVYAGKGNDTAMEALEMGAIDIIEKPKFGVSGFIQDSEEEIIRAIEAASKFQKGSFLNYFSKLSKIKKPTPIVRSDTSFSKVSKIAVIGSSTGGVKVLETIIQNLSGDIPPVLIVQHMPVGFTKSLANRLNKFSNYTIKEANNEEILYNNTIYIAPGGMHMSLEKRNQSLRIITFNAPKINHHRPSVDILFNSAAENMNKNVIGIILTGMGNDGAKGLKEISDKGGNTFAQNEESCAVYGMPKEAIDLGAVKEILDPVAIAKKIKI